Genomic window (Magnolia sinica isolate HGM2019 chromosome 10, MsV1, whole genome shotgun sequence):
cgaatAGGAAGGATCCAGCTttaaagaagctggctatgaagATTCTTAGACTCACGTGTTTTGCCAGTGGTtgcgagcgcaattggagcacgttcgaAGCGGTTAGTTTAGACTGTTTAGTGTTTAGTAATTGTTTTGGTtttttgtaaactttaattttttagtgacctaagctaaattaattacctaaatagataatgccaaatgcgctttctttcttacagattcataccaagaaaaggaattgccttgagcaaaaaaagctcaacgacttgattttcgttcaatacaatcaaaaattgcgagaacgattccaaagtaggaaagaaaagcccGGTTTCTTTaaccctatctgcttagatgagttcgatgcagataacgagtggctcgtagagacggaggacccgatatttgctggagaggagctgacatgggcacaagttgaagatgtcGTATATGGAtcgacacctggtgaaggtagtagtaccactcgaaggcgaaggacGGGGGGGAGCcggggggcgagtagtagccgttaacccgttgatgagattgaagagattgaagaaggagaaggtgataatgatgattaagctgaagatcatccaccattggatgttgatgaagtattagtacgtacagatgatgaagaaacagaagaagaagaagaagtgtatgtggaagaaggagatgactcgaatgatgatgatggtggtggtggtggtggtggtgatatgTCACAATGGctactagatcaatgtatatgattaatgattattgattagatacatattaaataataaatacataacttcttaattttgtttaatgcTTGTCTCATAAGTCTAATTGTGTTGATGTTGATGTTATTGATTGTTGATTGTTGtacatgtagtgttgaatgttgaatatggatatttgatttttgttattgttaaatgaaaaatgttaattgttaagatttaaaaagttaactatattgtaatttgtaaatgtatcattatcatatgtatgtaattggttggttttatttttatttttacttaaattaaatgtatttcatgtcccaatgacatataataatttattttgatttttctgatttttttttttaattttttgaaaaaatgcgaagaaaaaaaaaatgcgaccgcatatgcgattgtgcgatcgcatatgcgcacacgcatatgcaatcgcacaggatcgcatatgctatttgacaacagTGAGTTTGCCCCCCACCTTCCTTAAACAAAAGGAAGGCAGCTAATTTAAGTATTTATAGTTATAGACTAAGTTACATGAACATTTTTAACAAAGAAAGTAAAAGACCAatgaatctctctctttctctttttttttttaatgtgtagGTGGTCCTATGGGAAGATTTCTTACTCCTATAAGAGAGGAAGGAGATATAAGAATGAGTGttcatggtgtggatgatgtACATGCAGATGTAGatgctaatgatgatgatgaaagacCTAGACCTGGTGACGAAGTGAATgaggatgacaaccacgatgaTGATCTATTAGATGTAGATGACCTTTAGAGTTTAGACGCTAGAGTCTAGAGACTATTAATTGAGAATTTGAGATATTGATTTTGAGGAATGTGACATTTGTATTATACTTAATGCTCTTAAGTCTCAactttaggatttttattttgaagaatgtgacatttatatattttgctttttttcttgctatttaatatttatcatatttttcttttttaaaaaaataaaaatatataagtattatgtagcttacgctacacgttacgctatttcgctacacgctacggagggttgaacgctacgcaacacgctaccgctatttaaaacactggtcttTTTTCCCATTGTTGTTCGACCCTTAATCATGTTTTCCTACTCAGATTGTCCCTACGCTAATCTCTACTAAGGAGAAAGTAGTGCAAGTAGCTAGGGAGCGGGACGTGGCCGAGGCGGCTCTTAAAGAGAGGGCAACTGAGATCGAGGCCTTGACTAAGGCTCTTAAGGAGAAGACGGCCGAGGCTGAAGCTTTGAGGGAGACACTAAAGTCCACTGGTGAGGAGCGAGATGCTCTAAAGATCCAGCTGGCGGAGGCCCGGGAGGAGGGTCTGGTGATGGTTGAGCTTAGCGGGACAAAATCCCATCTTGACTCCGCGAAAGGTGAGCTGGAGAGGGTGAAGGCTCATCTTGCGTCCGTCGTAGCTGACACCATTGGTTTGACAGCTGAGCTGAAGAGGGTGAAGGCCAATTCTGCTACCGAGGTTGAGAAGGCCTTGGCTGATCAACAGGCCGAGTTTAAGGCATCTCTTCCGTCGACCAAGGCCGCTGCCGTTGAAGAATACAAGGCTTCGGCGGAGCGATCAGGCGAGGTCGACGTTATCTACAACTGCGACTACGATACCTGTGTCGAGGACGTCAAGCGCTTATATCCTGACCTAAACTTGGACGCTCTCATCGGTGATGAAGCCGCAGAAGGACCCTCCGAGCAAGCCCCCCCATCTGATTAGCCCCCTCCTCAGGTGGACTAAATAtcatttctccttctcttttaaaatttttttttttaattttttttttttaaggtgaaGAAACTTTAAAACAATCTTTTGTTAATGGTTGGAGAACATTTTTACTTTATTCTACTGCCTTTATATTCTTATTTAGTAGAAATGTCGAGCCATGTGTTCATATGTAGTGGTAGCATGATTGGTTATGTCATTTTGTTTATTCTGTCTGTCAACATAGTTAATGATCCAACCACGTCTTTAAGGGTCAGGTCGTCAGAGGAGCACTTCCCCTGCATTTAAAGGGAGATCCTCGATAGAACGTGTAATTATAGTTAATGATCCGACCGCTTCTTTAAGGGTCAGGTCATTAGAGGAACTTTTCTCCTAATATCGGAGATCCTCTGTAGTGTGAGTAGGTGGATGCTGTATTGAGTCAGAAATTTCCTTACCGAGGAATTTTCTTTTCATCTTATTAATAACATCAGGAAGAGCTTTACATAAAACGTAGGCAATTCCTAACCTCGGTCGCTTTTCTTTGCGATTTATTTTACGGATAATAGATCTTTAGATGCTTGGCGTTCCACGGATGAGGTATGGATCGGCTCTCTAGGTCTTCAAGTCAGTAAAAGTCGGGCTTAGACGCGTTGATTATTCGGTAAGGTCCTTCCCAAGTTGGTCCTAAGGCTCCCATTCCGAGTTCCGTGGTGTTCTGGAAAGTCTTGCGGAGGACGAGGTCCCCTGGCCGAAATCATCTGACCATGACCCTTGAGTTGTAGAATCGAGCGACTTGTTGTTGCCGAGCTACAATTTTGAGCTTAGCCAGCTCTCTTGTCTCTTCAAGGAGGTCGAGGCACATGACCATCTGCTTGGTGTTCTGATCCTTAGTGTAAGATCATAAACGTGTTGTAGAGAGCCCCATTTCCACCGGGACGACAACTTCAGCTCCGAAAGAAAGAGAACGGAGTTTCACCAGCTGAGGACCAAGTCGTAGTCCTGTACGCCCAGAGTGCAAAAGGGAGCTCCTCGGCCTAAGCACCTTTTGCTTTCTTGAGCTTGGTTTTGAGatgattctttattattttattgatTACTTCGACCTATCCGTTCAATTGGGGGTGCCAAGGTGACGAATAGGCATTCCGGATAGTGGGCTTTTAACACATGCCACGGAACCTATCATTGTCGAACTCTCCCATTGTCCGAGATGGTGTGTGGGATACCAAATCAACAACGATATTCTTCCATACGAAGTCAGTGACTTTTTGCTCGGTGATCCTGGCCACGGGCTCGGCTTCCGCCCACTTCGTGAAGTAATCGACCGCCACAATCGCGTATCGAGTTTGCCCTTTACCTGGAGGCAACGGCCTGATGATGTCAATGCCCCACTGAGCGAACGGCCAAGACCCACTCATAGGGGTCAACTCTTCAGTGGGCTGCCTAGGAATAGCCACAAATTTCTGGCGCATCTCCAAGCAAAGTGTTTGGCATCTTCTTGGAGGGTCGGCCAGAAGTAACCCTACCGGATGACCTTATGAGCTAAAGCTCGTCCACCAGAATGATTGccacagattccttcatgaatctcCCGCAGGACGTAGTCGAACTCTTCTAGTCGGAGACATCTGAGATAGGGCAAGGAGAATCCTTTTTTATACAGGATGCCTTCGATGATCACATATCGAGCAGACCTGAGCTTAAGTCGTTGCGCTTCCATCTTGTCCCCAGAAAGTTttccttgatgtatttaaggtattccgtatcggtaacgaTGGCCGTAACattcaccaccattaccgatacgggtatcggCCATAACGACCGATACGGGGTGTAACGACCCTTACAAcccccgtaacggttgaaaattttcttttgcccaaaaaaCTTCTGAAAAAATAtgtagaaaatcaagaataatgtaaatatttcaaatatgtattcattttttgttttgaacatgtttatggtagtgtaatggtccactctttagtgagagtgttgtatcaggctgtctagtgaattgtttaatatgattatgtctctaatgtttacacatcacagtaaagcattagaactagaaatcagaaaaaggcataaatactgtttttttcaattttttgaaaaaaaggcccTCGGAGAATCTAtttgctcaaatcacttcaatccacaattttaatcttaaaatCTATAATAAGAGGttgaaatctgttgtaaaatgatataggagagtttttggaatgaaaaaaaaagtgaaaaagaggagaaaattgaatttaaatagaaaaaaaagaagaagaagaagtgatcaATTTTCAACCATTATGggagtaacggtcgttatgccctgTAATGACCTTTATGGCCACCATAACAGCTGATACGGTCTCAAAAATCTAACCGCCCCTttacacccccgtatcgcgtaacggtcatggccgttacctatacgtatcagcCTTTACGAGCGTATCGTAacagatacggaacaccttggatGTATTCTatgattgggtccatccaacttGGGGCCGTGCACACGGGCTGGACGATTTCCTGGCCGGTCCTACCAATGCTCAGCTCTGCAAGAAATTCTATCGGGACGGTCTTCGGGATATCTCCTTCAGTTGCATCTGCCAGTTTTGCAAGGGCATCTGCCGATGAATTTTCTGCCCTTGGGATAAACTTGACACCACATTTCTGGAATTTACCGATCAACTCCTGAGCTTCATTCAGGTATGTGATCATTTACACCTTTGTCGCTTGATATTCTATTGAGATCTGATTGACAACAAGTTGAGAGTCACATCGGACCTCGAGGATTTGGGCCCCCATGGTGGCCGCAAGTCGGAGGCCTGCCAACAGTGCTTCATACTCAGCCATATTGTTTGAGGTGCGAAAGCCGAACCCTAGAGCATACTGGATGGTCGTTAGATCGGGAGCTAAGACGACGATTCCGGCCCCGCCGTGCTTAGAATTAGACGATCCGTCTACATACAGTGTCTAGGTGCTCAGGTCTACTTCCGTTGTTTGAGCATTCTCGGTCAGCTAGACGAGTCCCACATTGTTCGCTGACTGGCTAGTTTCGCAGGCTTCACCGTCTTGATCGAGTCGGAAAGTTTTTGAGCTGTCTAGGACGGTTTTATTCTCCTGAGCAGTAAGTTCTACAATGATATCAGCCACTGCTTGGCCCTTGATTGCGCTTCTGGGTTAGTACTTGATATCGAACTCGCCGAGCTTGATTGCCCATTTAGTTAGCCTTCCTGATACTTCAGGCCTCTAAAGCACTTAGTGGAGAGGCTGGTTAGTCAGGACTACTATGGTGCGGGCTTGGAAGTAAGGGCGGAGTTTTCGGGATGAGATTATTAGGGCTAGAGCAAGTTTCTCTAGATCCGGATATC
Coding sequences:
- the LOC131258285 gene encoding uncharacterized protein LOC131258285 — encoded protein: MHMVGFIDVLERIIPDRGEQDKISTLLDFYTKSERIFSRDIVIRHRTMKLPTDWWAAYGVDPNRKDPALKKLAMKILRLTCFASGCERNWSTFEAIHTKKRNCLEQKKLNDLIFVQYNQKLRERFQSRKEKPGFFNPICLDEFDADNEWLVETEDPIFAGEELTWAQVEDVVYGSTPGEGSSTTRRRRTGGSRGASSSR